A section of the Flavobacterium sp. CG_23.5 genome encodes:
- a CDS encoding SIR2 family NAD-dependent protein deacylase yields MKKKLVVLTGAGISAESGIKTFRDSDGLWEGHNVMDVATPEGWYKNPALVLDFYNKRRQQLKEVEPNLGHQILAELEKEFDVYVITQNVDDLHERAGSTNVLHLHGELLKVRSSINSDYILDWSDDLNFGDLDENNNQLRPHIVWFGEDVPALDEAITITQSADYFAVIGTSLQVYPAAGLIDFTPRETPIFYIDPKPIKIPNLRNPLEVIPEVASKGVEIMRNKLQNQLQ; encoded by the coding sequence ATGAAAAAGAAACTAGTCGTTTTAACAGGAGCAGGAATCAGTGCCGAAAGTGGTATCAAAACCTTTCGCGACAGCGATGGACTTTGGGAAGGTCATAACGTCATGGATGTCGCCACACCTGAAGGTTGGTATAAAAATCCCGCGTTGGTTCTTGATTTTTATAACAAAAGAAGACAACAACTTAAGGAAGTAGAACCTAATTTAGGGCACCAAATCCTGGCCGAATTAGAGAAGGAATTCGACGTTTATGTAATCACCCAAAATGTAGATGATTTGCATGAACGTGCAGGCAGTACTAATGTATTGCATCTTCATGGCGAGTTATTGAAAGTCAGAAGTTCAATAAACTCAGATTATATTTTGGATTGGTCAGATGATTTGAATTTTGGTGATTTAGATGAAAACAATAATCAATTGCGTCCGCATATTGTTTGGTTTGGCGAGGATGTTCCAGCGCTAGATGAAGCGATCACCATCACTCAAAGCGCAGATTATTTTGCAGTCATTGGAACATCTTTGCAAGTGTATCCTGCGGCTGGACTCATTGATTTTACACCTCGTGAAACGCCCATTTTTTATATTGATCCAAAACCCATAAAGATTCCAAACCTTCGAAATCCATTGGAAGTCATTCCAGAAGTAGCCTCAAAAGGAGTTGAAATCATGAGAAATAAATTGCAAAATCAATTGCAATGA
- the purB gene encoding adenylosuccinate lyase, with translation MTTLNELNAISPIDGRYRNKTISLAPFFSEEALIKYRVLVEIEYFIALCEVPLPQLKNVNPDLFESLRNIYKNFSTEDALWIKETEKVTNHDVKAVEYFIKDAFEKLGLSEYKEFIHFGLTSQDINNTAIPLSTKDAFEKVYMPSLITLTSKLKDLSVEWAAIPMLARTHGQPASPTRLGKEIGVFVERLEEQMRLLFNIPFAAKFGGATGNYNAHHVAYPQIDWRKFGGKFVEENLGLHHSFPTTQIEHYDHFAAFFDALKRINTIIIDLDRDIWTYVSMEYFKQKIKAGEIGSSAMPHKVNPIDFENSEGNLGIANAIFEHLSAKLPLSRLQRDLTDSTVLRNIGVPIGHTLIAFEATLKGLNKLLLNEPKFHEDLEKNWAVVAEAIQTILRREGYPNPYEALKGLTRTNEAIDKKAIHGFIATLEVSDEIKAELMQITPSNFLGI, from the coding sequence ATGACTACTTTAAACGAATTGAATGCTATATCACCAATCGACGGAAGATATAGAAACAAGACTATTTCGCTGGCTCCATTTTTCTCTGAAGAAGCCTTAATCAAATACCGCGTATTAGTTGAAATTGAATATTTTATTGCTTTGTGCGAAGTGCCTTTGCCACAACTTAAAAACGTAAACCCAGATTTATTCGAAAGCTTGCGCAACATTTATAAAAACTTCTCTACTGAAGATGCGCTTTGGATCAAAGAAACGGAGAAAGTGACCAACCACGATGTAAAAGCGGTGGAATACTTCATCAAAGATGCTTTTGAAAAACTAGGTTTATCTGAATATAAAGAGTTTATCCACTTTGGATTGACTTCTCAAGATATTAATAACACAGCGATTCCGCTTTCTACAAAAGACGCTTTCGAGAAAGTATATATGCCTTCATTGATTACTTTGACTTCAAAATTGAAAGATTTAAGTGTTGAATGGGCGGCCATCCCAATGCTGGCTCGTACGCATGGTCAACCGGCTTCTCCTACTCGTTTGGGTAAAGAAATTGGTGTTTTTGTAGAACGTTTAGAAGAGCAAATGCGTTTGTTATTCAACATTCCATTTGCAGCCAAATTTGGCGGAGCAACAGGAAATTACAATGCACATCACGTGGCATATCCGCAAATCGACTGGAGAAAATTTGGAGGGAAATTTGTGGAGGAAAATCTAGGTTTACATCACTCTTTCCCTACTACACAAATTGAACATTACGATCATTTCGCAGCATTTTTTGATGCTTTGAAACGAATTAATACCATCATCATCGATTTAGACCGAGATATTTGGACGTATGTTTCGATGGAATATTTCAAACAAAAAATTAAAGCGGGAGAAATAGGATCTTCAGCGATGCCGCATAAAGTGAACCCGATTGATTTTGAAAATTCAGAAGGAAATTTAGGAATTGCCAATGCGATTTTCGAACATTTATCAGCCAAATTACCGTTGTCAAGATTGCAACGCGATTTGACGGACAGTACGGTTTTGAGAAACATTGGTGTACCAATTGGACACACTTTAATAGCTTTTGAAGCTACTTTGAAAGGATTGAACAAATTGTTATTGAACGAACCTAAATTTCACGAAGATTTAGAGAAAAACTGGGCTGTAGTTGCCGAGGCGATTCAAACGATTTTACGTCGTGAAGGATATCCTAATCCTTACGAAGCGTTGAAGGGATTGACCAGAACCAATGAAGCGATTGATAAAAAAGCAATTCATGGTTTTATCGCTACCTTAGAGGTTTCGGATGAAATTAAAGCAGAATTAATGCAAATCACTCCAAGTAATTTCTTGGGTATTTAA
- a CDS encoding polysaccharide deacetylase family protein, which yields MKKNLPLIILLCTFFIFSFQSKKIVKSSKADNPNVTAGVALTFDDTFVNEWYDTDKQLRKYSWKATFCVSEINTLNSSEIAKLLALQKEGNEIAGHGFNHYDAKKFVAQYGIDAYLNQEIDPMLALMNFYSLNVTSFAYPFGFRNAIIDAALLKKFKIIRATTYGAEAPYEQNCYYNNTRVLYGIGMDTTHPSFSTAYLKKLLNYTREHHKILILFGHKTVNKKAPANYETEMKTLKLICNFVKQNNMKFYTLSELSKSKSSPFLK from the coding sequence TTGAAAAAAAATTTACCTCTAATCATATTACTTTGTACTTTTTTTATATTTTCCTTTCAAAGTAAAAAAATTGTCAAATCAAGCAAAGCGGATAATCCTAATGTCACTGCTGGTGTTGCCTTAACATTTGATGATACTTTTGTGAATGAATGGTATGATACTGACAAACAACTTCGTAAATATTCTTGGAAAGCAACTTTTTGTGTTTCTGAAATAAATACACTAAATAGTTCTGAAATAGCTAAATTACTGGCTTTACAAAAAGAAGGAAATGAAATTGCCGGACATGGATTCAATCACTATGATGCAAAAAAGTTTGTTGCTCAATATGGAATTGATGCCTACCTCAATCAAGAAATCGATCCAATGCTGGCTTTGATGAATTTTTATTCTTTAAATGTTACCTCATTTGCCTATCCTTTCGGTTTTAGAAATGCAATAATTGACGCTGCACTTTTAAAAAAATTTAAAATAATCAGGGCAACAACTTATGGTGCAGAAGCTCCTTATGAGCAAAATTGCTACTATAATAACACCAGAGTTTTATACGGCATTGGCATGGATACCACGCATCCTTCTTTTAGCACAGCCTATCTTAAAAAACTTTTAAATTACACTCGAGAACATCATAAAATTCTAATTTTATTTGGTCATAAAACGGTAAATAAAAAAGCACCGGCAAATTATGAAACTGAAATGAAAACATTAAAGTTGATTTGTAACTTTGTGAAACAAAACAACATGAAGTTTTATACTTTATCAGAATTGAGCAAATCAAAATCTTCTCCTTTTCTAAAATAA
- a CDS encoding cation:proton antiporter, with protein MDTAAIVTETTHHLQPLISDLGLILMTAGVAVLLFKKIKQPLVLGYLIAGFLAGNHFDFFPSVTDIKSVEVWAEIGVIFLLFSLGLEFSFKKLMKVGGTASITAVTQIFSMTVIGYLVGQWMDWTKMDSVFLGVILSISSTTIILKTFEELGVKAQNFAGIVIGSLIVQDIVAILMMVLLSTIAVSNQFSGGELMQSVLKLVFFLTIWFVGGIFFIPTLLKKAKHLLSDEMLLIISLALCLMMVILAADVGFSPALGAFIMGSIIAETTQAEHIEHLVKPVKDLFGAVFFVSVGMLIDPQTLYEHTIPVVILSLITIFGQSISSTAGALLSGKPLKESVQTGMSLSQIGEFSFIIASLGMTLHVTSSFLYPIDVAVSAVTTFTTPFMIKLSTPFSEFLANNLPRKWTKNIERYSANTQAIKSVTNWQIVLHAYLLQVVLVSVIIIAVILLSSKFILPLVQEYEYGNTLGAFITLVFLSPFLWALSLRRVAINEVEKLMSERKYRGPMAMMFLFRLLLTTFFIGFLLNIFFSPKIALIALIGATVIYFIFSKKLNAQYHKIEHHFLSNLNARELATPKRSQSDLSPWDGHMAFFDISASSNITGNTLYKLQLRELMGINIASIKRGDIMINIPKKNDRLFPGDEICVIGTDTQVKEFKNYLDQHETEVPDITTEPEIVLRQIELKNESYIGKSIRDSKLREKTSGLVVGIEKKGKRILNPESDVLLEKDDILWIVGNKKLLADLVHN; from the coding sequence ATGGATACGGCAGCAATAGTTACAGAAACGACCCATCACTTACAGCCCTTGATAAGCGATTTAGGATTAATACTTATGACTGCCGGAGTTGCAGTATTGCTGTTTAAAAAAATCAAACAACCGCTGGTTTTGGGGTATTTAATTGCAGGTTTTTTGGCTGGAAATCATTTTGATTTTTTCCCATCGGTGACTGATATTAAAAGTGTTGAAGTTTGGGCAGAAATTGGCGTAATATTTTTGTTGTTCAGTCTTGGTCTAGAATTCAGTTTTAAAAAACTGATGAAAGTCGGTGGAACGGCTTCCATTACTGCAGTTACACAAATTTTTTCGATGACCGTCATAGGTTATTTGGTTGGGCAGTGGATGGATTGGACCAAGATGGATAGTGTTTTTTTAGGCGTGATTCTTTCGATTTCATCGACCACTATTATTCTCAAAACATTTGAAGAATTAGGCGTAAAAGCTCAAAATTTTGCCGGAATCGTTATTGGTTCTCTCATTGTTCAGGATATTGTTGCTATTTTAATGATGGTTTTGCTATCAACTATTGCTGTCAGCAACCAATTTTCGGGAGGTGAATTGATGCAATCAGTCTTAAAACTGGTGTTTTTCTTAACTATTTGGTTTGTTGGAGGCATCTTTTTTATTCCCACTTTGCTCAAAAAAGCAAAACATTTATTATCAGATGAAATGCTGCTTATTATTTCGCTGGCGCTTTGCTTGATGATGGTGATTCTTGCCGCAGATGTGGGGTTTTCTCCAGCCCTAGGTGCGTTTATAATGGGTTCAATAATTGCTGAGACTACACAAGCGGAACACATTGAACATTTAGTAAAACCAGTAAAAGATCTATTTGGGGCCGTTTTCTTTGTGTCTGTCGGAATGCTAATTGATCCTCAAACCTTGTATGAGCATACGATTCCCGTCGTTATTCTATCCCTTATTACTATTTTTGGGCAATCTATAAGTTCGACGGCAGGCGCGTTACTTTCAGGAAAACCGTTGAAAGAATCTGTTCAAACGGGAATGAGTTTATCTCAAATTGGGGAATTCTCCTTTATCATTGCCTCGCTTGGAATGACGCTTCATGTTACGAGTTCGTTCTTGTATCCTATTGACGTTGCGGTTTCGGCGGTGACTACATTCACTACTCCGTTCATGATAAAATTATCGACTCCATTTTCGGAATTCCTGGCGAATAATTTACCGAGAAAATGGACCAAAAACATTGAGCGTTACAGTGCAAATACTCAGGCTATAAAATCAGTAACCAACTGGCAAATTGTATTGCATGCTTACCTGCTGCAAGTTGTCTTGGTGTCGGTAATAATTATTGCTGTAATTTTACTTTCGTCTAAATTTATTTTGCCGTTGGTCCAAGAATATGAATATGGAAATACACTAGGGGCATTTATTACATTGGTATTTCTTTCGCCTTTTTTATGGGCACTTTCCTTGCGTCGTGTGGCTATAAATGAGGTCGAAAAATTAATGTCAGAGCGCAAATACCGTGGTCCTATGGCTATGATGTTTTTATTTAGATTGTTATTGACGACTTTTTTTATAGGTTTTTTATTGAATATATTTTTCTCCCCAAAAATTGCGTTAATTGCATTGATAGGAGCTACGGTTATCTATTTTATTTTCAGTAAAAAATTAAATGCGCAATATCATAAAATTGAGCATCATTTTTTATCCAACTTAAACGCTAGAGAATTAGCAACACCAAAGCGAAGTCAAAGTGATTTATCTCCTTGGGACGGGCATATGGCATTTTTTGATATTTCCGCAAGTTCCAATATTACAGGAAACACTTTATATAAATTACAACTTCGGGAGCTAATGGGAATTAATATTGCCTCTATCAAAAGAGGTGATATCATGATTAACATTCCTAAAAAGAATGATCGTTTATTTCCCGGAGATGAAATATGCGTTATAGGCACGGACACTCAGGTAAAAGAATTCAAAAATTATCTAGACCAGCATGAGACGGAAGTTCCGGATATAACTACTGAACCAGAAATTGTATTGCGCCAAATAGAATTGAAAAACGAATCCTACATCGGAAAAAGCATTCGCGATTCCAAATTGCGAGAAAAAACAAGTGGTTTGGTTGTAGGCATCGAAAAAAAGGGAAAAAGAATCTTAAATCCCGAATCGGATGTTTTGTTAGAGAAAGATGATATACTGTGGATTGTTGGAAATAAAAAATTATTAGCTGATTTAGTTCATAATTAA
- the guaB gene encoding IMP dehydrogenase gives MIAHNSKIIGEGLTYDDVLLVPNYSNVLPREVSIQSKFSRNITLNVPIVSAAMDTVTESSMAIAMAQEGGIGVLHKNMTIEQQAAKVRKVKRAESGMIIDPVTLPLTSTVADAKNAMKEYGIGGIPIVDDNKILKGIVTNRDLRFEKNNARPIVEVMTSENLVTVAEGTSLEQAEVVLQGYKIEKLPVVNADYKLVGLITFRDITKLTQKPNANKDKFGRLRVAAALGVTADAVERATALVNAGVDAVIIDTAHGHTKGVVDVLKLVKAKFPELDVIVGNIATAEAAIYLVENGADGVKVGIGPGSICTTRIVAGVGFPQFSAVLEVAAAIKGSGVPVIADGGIRYTGDIPKAIAAGADCVMLGSLLAGTMESPGETIIFEGRKFKSYRGMGSVEAMQEGSKDRYFQDVEDDVKKLVPEGIVGRVPYKGELNESMQQFIGGLRAGMGYCGSKDIPTLQETGRFVRITASGINESHPHNVTITKEAPNYSR, from the coding sequence ATGATCGCACACAACTCTAAGATTATCGGTGAAGGATTAACTTACGATGATGTACTATTAGTTCCTAATTACTCAAATGTTCTTCCACGCGAAGTGAGTATTCAATCAAAATTTTCAAGAAATATAACACTTAACGTTCCAATAGTGTCTGCTGCTATGGATACTGTCACCGAAAGTTCTATGGCAATTGCTATGGCGCAAGAAGGTGGTATTGGTGTTTTGCACAAAAATATGACTATCGAGCAACAAGCTGCTAAAGTTCGAAAAGTAAAACGTGCCGAATCAGGTATGATTATCGATCCGGTTACTTTGCCGTTGACTTCTACCGTTGCCGATGCTAAAAACGCAATGAAAGAATATGGTATTGGTGGAATCCCAATTGTGGATGACAACAAAATACTAAAAGGTATTGTGACAAATCGTGATTTACGTTTCGAAAAAAACAATGCAAGACCTATTGTTGAGGTAATGACAAGTGAAAACTTGGTAACTGTTGCCGAAGGAACTTCATTGGAACAAGCGGAAGTAGTTTTGCAAGGATATAAAATCGAAAAACTTCCCGTTGTTAATGCGGATTATAAATTAGTAGGTTTAATTACGTTTAGAGATATTACTAAATTGACCCAAAAACCAAATGCCAACAAAGACAAATTTGGACGTTTGCGTGTTGCTGCTGCATTAGGCGTTACTGCTGATGCTGTGGAAAGAGCAACGGCTTTGGTCAATGCTGGAGTTGATGCCGTTATAATCGATACCGCTCACGGACATACAAAAGGAGTGGTAGATGTACTAAAATTAGTAAAAGCTAAATTTCCTGAGTTAGACGTTATTGTAGGTAATATTGCCACTGCTGAGGCAGCCATATATCTTGTTGAAAATGGCGCTGATGGTGTTAAAGTAGGAATTGGTCCAGGTTCAATATGTACTACACGTATTGTCGCAGGTGTTGGTTTTCCTCAGTTTTCTGCTGTACTTGAAGTAGCCGCAGCGATTAAAGGATCGGGTGTTCCGGTAATTGCAGATGGTGGAATACGTTACACTGGTGATATACCGAAAGCTATTGCTGCCGGTGCTGACTGTGTAATGTTAGGTTCCTTACTAGCTGGAACAATGGAATCTCCGGGAGAAACTATTATTTTCGAAGGAAGAAAATTCAAATCTTACCGTGGAATGGGTTCTGTTGAGGCCATGCAAGAAGGATCGAAAGATCGTTATTTCCAAGATGTGGAAGATGATGTAAAGAAACTAGTTCCAGAGGGAATCGTCGGGCGTGTGCCTTATAAAGGAGAATTAAACGAAAGTATGCAACAATTCATCGGCGGTCTTCGTGCCGGAATGGGATATTGCGGTTCAAAAGATATTCCAACTTTACAGGAAACAGGTCGTTTTGTTCGTATCACTGCAAGTGGTATCAACGAAAGTCATCCTCATAATGTAACTATTACGAAAGAAGCCCCGAATTATTCGAGATAA
- a CDS encoding cation-translocating P-type ATPase, whose translation MVESEAPITGLSNDQVIESRTLNGSNSLDHQDKNNFLTSLIEMVKEPMFLLLVTATGIYFITGDYGNGIFMALAILLVSAISLYQESKSRNAIESLKKLSQPKSKVIRNSEIIEIASEEIVLGDFIQIEEGTFVAADGTIIQSNDFSANESILTGESLAVFKNEKSENNEVYRGTIVASGLAICEVTAIGSKTKLGKIGKSLETIAEEKTPLQIQIGNFVKKMSLVGLVIFGIVWGINYYNSKNFLDSLLKALTLAMSIIPEEIPVAFTTFMALGAWRLMKMGIIVKQTKTVETLGSATVICTDKTGTITENKMSLAQWYTFSDDTLNNNGNDKGNSNNNHTLNPIEQELLSLAMWASEPIPFDGMEIALHETYGNLKINDERRNFKLVHEYPLDGKPPMMTHVFENQDGTRIIAAKGAPEALIASSNLSKKETTQILEAVETMANKGFRVLGVGVTEFQGNDYPKKQQDFPFHFKGLIAFYDPPKENIKTVFETFYKAGILVKIVTGDNAVTTSTIAKQVGFRNPEKVLNGDELMAMDEATLKEKVMETTIFTRMFPEAKLKIIKALKDNNQIVAMTGDGVNDGPALKSAHIGIAMGKKGTEIAKEAANLILIDDDFSKMTDAIAMGRKIYINLKKAIQYIISIHIPIILIVFIPLALGWVYPNIFSPVHIIFLEIIMGPTCSIIYENEPMERNLMLLAPRPFTTTFFNLKEITISIVQGLMITFGLLFVYQYCIAINCTESATRTTVFLTLISSNVFLTLVNRSFYYSIFTTIRYKNNLVLMIISLTIIITGLLLFVPIFAHFFQFETVSASQIGLSILVGFVSVLWIEIYKLFKRRKQNEKPEIR comes from the coding sequence ATGGTAGAATCAGAAGCACCTATTACAGGACTTTCAAACGATCAGGTAATAGAATCAAGGACTCTCAATGGTTCCAATTCTTTAGACCATCAGGATAAAAATAATTTTCTGACTTCCTTAATCGAGATGGTTAAGGAGCCGATGTTTTTATTACTGGTAACTGCAACAGGTATTTATTTCATTACTGGTGATTATGGAAATGGAATTTTTATGGCGCTAGCCATCCTTTTGGTTTCTGCAATTTCGCTTTATCAGGAATCTAAAAGTCGAAATGCCATTGAATCCCTAAAAAAATTATCCCAACCCAAAAGCAAAGTCATTCGCAATAGTGAGATTATAGAAATAGCAAGCGAGGAAATTGTTTTGGGTGATTTCATTCAGATTGAAGAAGGGACCTTTGTAGCGGCTGACGGAACAATTATTCAATCTAATGATTTTTCTGCAAACGAATCAATACTTACCGGAGAATCACTTGCGGTTTTCAAAAATGAAAAATCCGAAAATAATGAGGTATATCGGGGAACAATTGTTGCCAGCGGATTGGCTATTTGCGAAGTGACCGCCATTGGAAGCAAAACAAAATTGGGGAAAATAGGTAAAAGTCTGGAAACGATTGCTGAAGAAAAAACACCGTTACAAATACAGATTGGAAATTTTGTAAAGAAAATGTCTCTTGTGGGCCTAGTGATTTTTGGAATTGTTTGGGGTATTAATTATTATAATTCTAAAAACTTTTTAGATAGTTTGTTAAAAGCATTGACTCTGGCAATGAGTATTATTCCTGAAGAAATTCCAGTTGCTTTCACCACTTTTATGGCTTTAGGTGCTTGGCGATTAATGAAGATGGGAATTATTGTCAAGCAAACCAAAACGGTAGAAACGTTAGGCAGTGCCACCGTAATTTGTACCGATAAAACGGGAACTATTACCGAAAACAAAATGAGTTTAGCACAATGGTATACTTTTTCTGATGACACCTTAAATAACAATGGCAATGACAAAGGCAACAGTAATAACAATCATACACTTAATCCAATAGAACAAGAGCTTCTAAGTCTCGCCATGTGGGCAAGTGAACCCATTCCGTTTGACGGCATGGAGATTGCGCTGCACGAAACGTACGGAAATTTAAAAATTAATGATGAACGGCGAAATTTCAAATTAGTACATGAGTACCCACTGGATGGAAAACCACCTATGATGACACATGTTTTTGAAAATCAAGATGGAACGCGAATCATTGCGGCCAAAGGGGCACCCGAAGCTTTAATTGCTAGTTCAAATTTATCAAAGAAGGAAACCACACAAATTTTAGAAGCAGTAGAAACGATGGCTAATAAGGGTTTTCGAGTTTTGGGTGTTGGCGTGACCGAATTTCAAGGAAATGATTACCCGAAAAAACAACAAGATTTCCCCTTTCATTTTAAGGGATTAATTGCTTTTTATGACCCACCAAAAGAGAATATTAAAACCGTCTTTGAAACATTTTATAAAGCCGGTATTCTGGTAAAAATTGTAACAGGGGACAATGCAGTTACAACATCAACCATTGCAAAACAAGTGGGTTTCAGAAACCCTGAAAAAGTTCTAAATGGCGATGAATTGATGGCAATGGACGAAGCTACTTTAAAAGAAAAAGTAATGGAAACAACTATTTTTACCCGCATGTTTCCCGAGGCCAAACTTAAAATCATAAAAGCATTAAAAGACAATAACCAAATAGTAGCCATGACCGGTGATGGTGTTAATGATGGTCCCGCTTTAAAATCAGCACACATAGGAATTGCTATGGGTAAAAAAGGGACCGAAATTGCCAAAGAAGCAGCAAATTTAATCCTGATTGATGACGATTTCTCTAAAATGACCGACGCCATCGCTATGGGAAGAAAAATTTATATCAATCTAAAAAAAGCCATTCAATATATTATTTCCATACATATTCCCATTATCCTGATTGTCTTTATTCCATTGGCACTAGGCTGGGTTTATCCTAATATTTTCTCGCCGGTTCATATTATTTTTCTCGAAATAATAATGGGTCCAACCTGTTCTATAATTTATGAAAATGAACCTATGGAACGTAATCTGATGTTGCTAGCACCAAGACCTTTTACCACTACTTTTTTCAACTTGAAAGAAATTACAATTAGTATCGTTCAAGGGCTTATGATTACTTTCGGACTATTATTTGTGTACCAATATTGCATTGCAATTAATTGTACAGAAAGTGCGACCAGAACTACTGTTTTTCTCACGCTGATATCATCTAATGTCTTTCTGACACTCGTAAATCGTTCTTTTTATTATTCTATATTTACGACCATACGTTACAAAAACAATCTGGTTTTAATGATTATTTCGTTAACCATTATCATCACGGGGTTATTATTGTTTGTTCCAATATTCGCTCATTTCTTTCAATTTGAAACGGTTTCAGCCAGCCAAATAGGTTTGAGTATTTTAGTCGGGTTTGTCTCCGTACTTTGGATTGAAATTTACAAATTATTTAAGCGTAGAAAACAGAACGAAAAGCCCGAGATAAGATAA
- a CDS encoding DUF5723 family protein, with translation MRKIILLFILLVSVNSISQNKQLLYNFTAVPQSLLTNPGSDVKYKFYFGIPLLSGISANVGSSGFSAYDLFANNGVDFNEKLRDVVFSTTRKDKAAINEQVELFNGGFRIKRDEDQYDSYISFGMYQEFDFLSYMPKDLAILALDGNKDYLGKVFDLGDLNVKAEMLSVLHIGYHKNVNDHLILGFRGKIYSSAANLNSTNNSGYIYTIPSDKGIYEQVISSNLQLNTSGISQYTKSDYSGNIASDIAHRTFFGGDLGLGFDAGLTYYPKKNVQFTASVADIGFIKHTKDVESFVYKGYYNAEGINPKFLGGNSAGNVYQEFKAAIPLDTLYTKYTTWRPAKFISSIQYSFDEERPDDCDCLNYNPETVYKSAVGAQLFLMSTPRTPLMAFTTYYRRKIFNSLQMKATYTIDSYSYKNIGLGLSSQFGPVNFYVLADNLLEYKDVSKANSLSFQFGLNIIFKDKE, from the coding sequence ATGAGAAAAATAATATTGCTTTTTATTCTATTGGTTTCGGTTAACAGTATTTCCCAAAACAAACAACTTTTATATAATTTTACGGCAGTTCCTCAGTCTTTGTTGACTAACCCCGGATCTGATGTTAAATATAAATTCTACTTTGGAATTCCATTATTATCTGGAATTTCGGCAAATGTAGGTTCAAGTGGTTTTTCTGCCTATGATTTATTTGCTAATAACGGAGTGGATTTTAATGAAAAATTGCGTGATGTCGTGTTTTCTACCACAAGAAAAGATAAAGCAGCAATAAACGAACAAGTAGAACTGTTTAACGGCGGTTTCAGGATCAAAAGGGACGAAGATCAATACGATTCTTACATTTCTTTTGGAATGTATCAGGAATTTGATTTCTTGAGCTATATGCCTAAAGATTTAGCCATACTCGCTTTGGACGGAAATAAAGATTATTTAGGAAAAGTATTTGATTTGGGGGATTTGAATGTAAAGGCAGAAATGCTATCGGTTCTTCATATAGGATATCATAAAAACGTAAATGACCATTTGATCCTTGGTTTTCGAGGAAAAATATATTCAAGTGCTGCAAATCTGAATTCGACTAATAATTCAGGATATATTTATACAATTCCATCTGATAAGGGGATTTATGAACAAGTTATTTCTTCGAATTTGCAACTCAATACTTCTGGAATTTCGCAATATACTAAAAGTGATTATTCAGGAAATATTGCAAGTGATATTGCTCATAGGACTTTTTTTGGTGGTGATCTCGGCTTAGGTTTTGATGCTGGACTTACCTATTATCCTAAGAAAAATGTTCAGTTTACGGCAAGTGTTGCGGATATTGGTTTTATAAAGCACACGAAGGACGTAGAAAGTTTTGTTTATAAAGGATATTATAATGCGGAGGGTATTAACCCAAAATTTTTGGGCGGAAATTCAGCAGGAAATGTTTATCAAGAATTTAAAGCAGCTATTCCTTTAGATACTTTGTACACTAAATATACCACTTGGCGTCCAGCAAAATTTATTTCATCTATTCAATATTCGTTTGATGAAGAACGCCCTGATGATTGTGACTGTTTGAATTATAATCCTGAAACTGTTTATAAAAGTGCCGTTGGTGCGCAGTTGTTTCTAATGTCAACTCCACGGACACCATTAATGGCTTTTACAACGTATTATAGAAGAAAAATTTTCAATTCTTTGCAAATGAAAGCAACTTACACGATCGATTCTTACTCCTATAAAAATATCGGATTGGGGTTGTCAAGTCAATTCGGACCTGTGAATTTTTATGTTCTGGCTGATAATCTTTTAGAATATAAGGATGTTTCCAAAGCCAATAGTCTTTCGTTTCAATTTGGACTCAATATCATTTTTAAAGATAAAGAGTGA